A genomic region of Desulfosarcina ovata subsp. ovata contains the following coding sequences:
- a CDS encoding ABC transporter permease → MGVLQGNKKGNSPYTWLIPFAGFALLVLAWALLSRFSGWSRQVFPGPLTVLISMAELVADGTLIRHTVASLYRVTIGFYLAAGLGIPLGIALGMTKGLRALVNPLIQFLRPISPLAWIPLAMLWFGIGDPPAIFLIFLSSFFPLVVSTTIAVDGINPTYFHVAANFNFSLFETVTRLIIPAIVPEVITALRMTVTISWLVVVAAEMIAVQSGLGFLILDARNALRMDYVMDGMVVIGLVGLALDRLMRKLGRLEEVSWHKMSH, encoded by the coding sequence TTGGGCGTTCTGCAAGGAAATAAAAAAGGCAACTCGCCGTATACCTGGTTGATTCCATTTGCCGGTTTTGCGCTCCTGGTACTGGCCTGGGCGCTTTTGTCGCGATTCAGCGGCTGGAGTCGGCAGGTATTTCCGGGGCCGCTGACCGTGTTAATCAGCATGGCGGAGCTTGTGGCCGACGGGACCCTGATCCGGCATACGGTGGCCAGTCTTTACCGGGTCACCATCGGATTTTATCTGGCGGCCGGGCTGGGGATTCCTCTGGGTATTGCCTTGGGGATGACAAAAGGACTCAGGGCCCTGGTCAATCCACTGATTCAGTTTTTGCGGCCAATATCGCCACTGGCATGGATCCCCCTTGCCATGCTGTGGTTTGGTATTGGCGATCCCCCGGCGATTTTCCTGATTTTCCTCTCCAGTTTTTTCCCCTTGGTGGTTTCCACCACCATTGCCGTGGATGGGATCAACCCGACCTATTTCCATGTTGCGGCCAATTTCAATTTCTCTTTGTTTGAAACGGTTACGCGCCTGATCATCCCGGCGATCGTTCCCGAGGTGATCACGGCCCTGCGGATGACCGTGACCATTTCCTGGCTGGTGGTGGTGGCTGCGGAGATGATTGCGGTTCAGTCCGGGCTGGGATTTCTGATCCTTGACGCACGCAATGCTCTGCGCATGGATTATGTCATGGATGGGATGGTGGTTATCGGGCTGGTGGGGTTGGCACTGGATCGACTGATGCGCAAGTTGGGTCGCCTGGAGGAGGTCAGCTGGCATAAAATGAGCCATTGA
- a CDS encoding ABC transporter ATP-binding protein, whose protein sequence is MGRITIQNLSKTYINRRRFPRGDDDPQVRQGERITVLKDINLEIENGEMVCFLGPSGCGKSTLLRIIAGFEPACGGVVQVNGQPVTGPSADHIFVFQHSGLFPWMTVAENVGLGLRHLKNHHSRQAQVTEFIEMVELEGFEHHYPRQLSGGMQRRAELARALAVNPDIMIMDEPFSGLDFLTHMKMREEVVNMHAFIRKTMLLVTHNIDDALIMGDHIVILGSSPTAVTMDRILDFPRPRNFEKSPELGRLRSELFLMLGINYAV, encoded by the coding sequence GTGGGCCGCATTACGATTCAAAATTTGAGCAAAACATACATCAACCGAAGACGCTTTCCCCGTGGTGACGATGACCCGCAGGTGCGTCAAGGTGAACGGATCACCGTTCTCAAGGATATCAATCTTGAAATTGAAAACGGTGAAATGGTCTGTTTTCTCGGCCCGTCGGGTTGCGGCAAATCGACCCTCCTGAGAATTATTGCCGGTTTTGAACCGGCCTGTGGCGGTGTGGTTCAGGTTAATGGCCAACCGGTGACGGGGCCTTCTGCCGATCATATTTTCGTCTTTCAGCACAGTGGTCTGTTTCCCTGGATGACCGTGGCCGAAAATGTCGGGCTGGGGCTGCGCCATTTAAAAAACCACCATTCGCGGCAGGCCCAGGTGACGGAATTTATCGAGATGGTCGAGTTGGAGGGCTTTGAACACCACTATCCCCGGCAACTCTCCGGCGGCATGCAGCGGCGCGCCGAACTTGCCCGGGCACTGGCCGTTAACCCGGACATCATGATCATGGATGAGCCATTCAGCGGTCTTGATTTTCTTACCCACATGAAGATGCGCGAGGAGGTTGTCAATATGCATGCGTTTATCCGGAAGACGATGCTTCTGGTGACGCATAACATTGATGATGCCCTGATCATGGGAGATCATATCGTCATCCTGGGATCCAGCCCCACGGCGGTGACCATGGACCGCATCCTCGATTTCCCGCGTCCCCGTAATTTTGAAAAATCTCCGGAACTGGGCCGTTTGAGAAGTGAACTGTTTTTGATGCTGGGGATTAATTATGCGGTTTAA
- a CDS encoding ABC transporter substrate-binding protein yields the protein MRFKPNFHPVFGQWPLPVKIGILFFAWLIFITAFHYRLNCHGDDRRVVRMGYMPVVTNLAAPLLDHVSQSSPDIFFEAVKFSSFAEMAEALRNDHIQAAFIIAPLAVVLHQQGVDIKVVLIGNRHESTLVARKELRVTRIEDLTGRTIAVPMRYSGHNLCLLKAFEEKGLGGRIRLVEMNPPDMASALTTGALDAYFVGEPFAAQTVRSGDADVVARAEALWPNFICNLLVVKSDWIAANPSSVQKLVHTSARAGMWAKAHPLDAARIAADYWKQDVGLVEYALTIPKGRVIYDRFVPKAEELREIADLMARYHLIKHTDITGLVEDRFARSASMTGIGELGTILYP from the coding sequence ATGCGGTTTAAACCCAATTTCCATCCCGTTTTCGGTCAATGGCCGCTGCCGGTCAAAATCGGTATCCTTTTCTTCGCTTGGCTGATTTTTATTACTGCTTTTCATTATCGATTGAACTGCCACGGGGACGATCGAAGGGTGGTTCGCATGGGGTATATGCCGGTGGTTACGAACTTGGCGGCACCACTTCTGGATCATGTCTCACAAAGCAGTCCCGATATCTTCTTCGAGGCAGTAAAGTTCTCTTCTTTTGCCGAAATGGCCGAAGCCCTGCGCAATGATCATATCCAGGCCGCGTTTATCATTGCCCCCCTGGCCGTTGTGCTTCACCAGCAAGGGGTCGACATTAAAGTGGTGCTGATCGGTAACCGGCATGAGAGCACCCTGGTGGCCAGAAAAGAACTTCGAGTCACACGGATCGAAGACCTGACAGGACGGACGATTGCCGTGCCCATGCGGTACTCCGGACACAACTTGTGCCTGTTAAAGGCTTTTGAGGAAAAGGGGCTTGGCGGGCGCATCCGTCTTGTGGAGATGAATCCCCCGGATATGGCTTCAGCCCTGACAACCGGCGCGCTGGACGCCTATTTTGTCGGCGAACCCTTTGCCGCCCAGACCGTGAGAAGCGGCGATGCGGATGTAGTGGCCCGTGCGGAGGCGTTGTGGCCCAATTTTATTTGCAACCTGCTGGTTGTAAAATCAGATTGGATAGCGGCCAATCCGTCATCTGTCCAAAAGCTGGTCCACACATCGGCTCGGGCGGGCATGTGGGCCAAGGCTCATCCTTTGGATGCGGCCCGAATTGCCGCTGATTACTGGAAACAGGATGTCGGTTTGGTCGAGTATGCCCTGACGATTCCCAAGGGGCGCGTGATCTATGATCGATTTGTTCCCAAGGCGGAAGAGTTGCGTGAGATTGCCGATCTCATGGCCCGTTACCACCTGATCAAACATACGGATATCACGGGTTTGGTGGAGGATCGTTTCGCACGGTCGGCGTCGATGACGGGCATTGGTGAGCTTGGAACTATTCTTTATCCCTGA
- a CDS encoding GTP-binding protein, whose amino-acid sequence MAFINTKTKEVQVKLVYVGPGRGGKTTNLEYIFSRIRHRIQSDMVSIKTQGDRTLFFDFLPFELGAIKGYNVKTQLYTVPGQVKYNATRKLVLKGVDGIVFVADSMVDRRENNIHSLENLKENLRFYDIDICDFPFILQYNKRDLGAQGVPILDLETMEQDLNAELKAPSFTASAVTGENVIATVKRAISTTMVAIREKLL is encoded by the coding sequence ATGGCGTTTATCAACACCAAAACCAAAGAAGTCCAGGTCAAGCTTGTTTATGTCGGCCCCGGCAGAGGCGGAAAAACGACCAATCTGGAATATATCTTCAGCCGGATCCGGCACCGTATCCAATCCGACATGGTCAGCATCAAAACTCAGGGGGATCGCACCCTGTTTTTTGATTTTCTGCCATTCGAATTGGGAGCCATCAAAGGATACAACGTCAAGACGCAGCTTTACACAGTGCCCGGACAGGTCAAATACAACGCCACCCGAAAGCTGGTATTGAAGGGCGTGGATGGCATTGTTTTTGTGGCCGATTCCATGGTCGATCGACGCGAAAACAACATCCATTCACTTGAGAATCTGAAAGAGAACCTTCGCTTTTACGACATTGATATTTGCGATTTCCCGTTCATTCTTCAATATAACAAACGGGACCTGGGGGCACAGGGCGTCCCCATCCTTGACTTGGAAACCATGGAGCAGGACCTTAACGCAGAACTCAAGGCGCCCAGTTTTACTGCCAGTGCGGTTACGGGAGAGAATGTCATTGCGACCGTGAAAAGGGCCATCTCAACCACAATGGTGGCTATTCGGGAAAAGCTCTTATAG
- a CDS encoding roadblock/LC7 domain-containing protein, translating into MSYILDQEQLDGLEEALTTDLMTLGIQSVILIDMAGNVIVNLDNGKVRHDVYSLAALAAGNFGAVSAMASIIGEEEFSLLFHKGKSENINFTKILDDFLLVSIFGNDVSLGYLRLKIDEVIKKIKLLIGQTPSS; encoded by the coding sequence TTGTCTTATATCCTGGACCAGGAACAACTAGATGGTTTGGAGGAAGCCTTGACCACCGATCTCATGACGTTGGGGATACAATCGGTTATCCTCATCGACATGGCCGGGAATGTCATTGTCAACCTCGATAACGGCAAGGTTCGCCACGATGTTTACTCGTTGGCGGCATTGGCGGCCGGCAATTTCGGTGCGGTAAGTGCCATGGCGTCCATTATTGGTGAAGAAGAATTTTCGCTTCTTTTCCACAAAGGCAAAAGCGAAAATATCAATTTCACCAAAATTCTGGATGATTTTCTTCTCGTTTCCATATTTGGCAACGACGTATCGTTGGGTTACCTGAGGTTGAAAATTGATGAAGTGATCAAAAAAATCAAGCTCCTGATCGGACAGACACCGTCATCATAA
- a CDS encoding PilZ domain-containing protein, giving the protein MHGSNWQAERKKILARLSIAIYKMSDQQLISLLHLFNDLDLADNNKRFDGSGLFTKDSDGNKNRQLLIAHFFLLINQLSEADLLKFMKSYEQKRFAMLREYPRINCNFTLDLATDDRAINCYARDISASGVYLETCEAFTIGQPVSLCFSLEESRLALKLKGRVVRMEHGGVGIKYESISSYQLEIMRDLINRLDDPDDSGEELAGGR; this is encoded by the coding sequence ATGCATGGATCCAACTGGCAGGCAGAACGCAAGAAAATCCTGGCCCGCCTCTCCATCGCCATCTACAAGATGAGCGATCAACAGCTGATTTCGCTTTTGCATCTGTTCAACGACCTGGACTTGGCGGATAACAATAAACGTTTTGACGGGTCTGGTCTTTTCACCAAGGACAGTGACGGCAATAAGAACCGGCAATTGCTCATCGCCCATTTTTTTCTGCTGATCAATCAACTGAGCGAAGCCGATCTGCTAAAATTCATGAAAAGTTATGAGCAAAAGCGATTTGCCATGCTTCGTGAATACCCGCGCATTAACTGTAATTTTACCCTTGACCTTGCCACTGATGATCGCGCCATCAATTGTTATGCCAGGGACATCAGTGCCAGTGGCGTCTATCTGGAAACATGTGAAGCCTTTACCATCGGGCAGCCGGTATCGCTCTGTTTTTCCCTGGAAGAGAGTCGCCTGGCACTGAAGCTCAAAGGGCGTGTTGTCCGTATGGAACATGGAGGGGTCGGCATCAAGTATGAGTCGATTAGCAGTTACCAGCTTGAAATTATGAGGGATTTAATAAATCGACTCGACGACCCGGACGATTCGGGGGAGGAATTGGCGGGGGGCCGTTGA
- a CDS encoding PilZ domain-containing protein produces the protein MIDVRSQHIEVSQDRRQYPRLEFRCTAHFSHLKEGLIVTDLSLNGIFVEVADKTGLEPGQEVRMAIKFPTERQAVLLKAKIVNVNKRGVGCQFLDLSTRNFEAIRNCFDTFKDTLPIG, from the coding sequence ATGATCGATGTCCGCAGCCAGCATATCGAAGTCAGTCAGGACCGCCGACAATACCCCCGGCTGGAGTTCCGTTGCACGGCCCATTTCAGCCACCTGAAAGAAGGGCTCATTGTGACCGATTTGAGCCTGAACGGAATCTTTGTGGAAGTTGCCGATAAAACCGGCCTTGAACCGGGGCAGGAGGTTCGGATGGCCATTAAGTTCCCCACCGAAAGGCAGGCCGTTCTGTTAAAGGCAAAAATCGTCAATGTAAACAAACGGGGTGTCGGCTGTCAATTTCTTGATCTCTCTACGAGAAACTTCGAGGCCATTCGAAACTGCTTTGATACCTTCAAGGATACCCTGCCCATTGGTTGA
- the ahbD gene encoding heme b synthase, protein MTPPNHRNHPHKNGKKDGHTLRLVAWETTRNCNLSCVHCRAAATNGPYAGELDTRQAFQLLDQIAAVGQPIIILTGGEPLLRNDIFDIAKYGDNLGLRMVMAPNGTLITPEVAQKMADSGIQRISASIDGASKEFHDKFRGVEGAFDAAIQGIEYVKAAGIEFQINTTVTKSNLDQIPRILELAERLGAAAHHIFLLVPTGRGKYIVDQAIDAQEYEATLNWFYDQREKTPLQLKATCAPHYYRILRQRARAEGKTITFATHGLDAVTRGCLAGTGFCFISHTGIVQPCGYTDVPCGDITQSTFGEVWNHSPVFLKLRDFNQLEGKCGICEYHAVCGGCRARAYEATGNYMAEEPLCAYRPEKAGPI, encoded by the coding sequence ATGACGCCACCCAATCATCGGAATCACCCCCACAAAAACGGAAAAAAAGATGGCCACACCCTTCGCCTGGTGGCTTGGGAAACGACCCGCAACTGCAACCTTTCGTGTGTGCATTGCCGAGCGGCGGCCACCAACGGCCCCTATGCCGGAGAGCTCGATACCCGGCAGGCCTTCCAGCTTCTCGATCAAATCGCCGCGGTGGGACAGCCCATCATTATTCTCACCGGGGGGGAACCCCTTCTGCGCAACGATATTTTCGACATTGCCAAATATGGAGACAATCTGGGCCTGCGGATGGTCATGGCGCCCAACGGAACGTTGATCACTCCAGAGGTGGCGCAAAAGATGGCCGATTCAGGCATCCAGCGGATCAGTGCCAGTATCGACGGGGCCAGCAAGGAGTTCCACGATAAATTCCGGGGGGTCGAGGGGGCATTCGACGCCGCCATCCAGGGCATCGAATACGTCAAGGCGGCGGGAATAGAATTTCAGATCAATACCACGGTGACCAAGAGCAACCTCGACCAAATCCCCAGAATCCTCGAACTGGCGGAACGGCTGGGCGCCGCAGCCCATCATATTTTCCTGCTGGTACCCACCGGAAGGGGAAAATACATTGTGGACCAGGCCATCGATGCCCAGGAGTACGAAGCCACACTGAACTGGTTTTACGATCAGCGCGAAAAAACCCCCCTGCAGCTCAAGGCGACCTGTGCGCCCCACTACTACCGCATCCTGCGCCAGCGGGCCAGAGCGGAAGGCAAAACCATCACCTTCGCCACCCATGGGCTCGATGCCGTTACCCGGGGCTGCCTGGCCGGCACCGGATTTTGTTTTATTTCTCATACCGGGATTGTGCAACCGTGCGGGTACACCGATGTCCCCTGCGGCGACATCACCCAAAGCACGTTTGGAGAGGTTTGGAATCATTCGCCGGTCTTCCTGAAGCTCCGTGATTTCAACCAGCTGGAAGGGAAATGCGGGATCTGCGAGTATCACGCCGTCTGTGGCGGTTGCCGGGCAAGGGCTTATGAGGCCACCGGCAACTACATGGCCGAAGAGCCCCTTTGCGCGTATCGGCCGGAAAAGGCGGGGCCGATCTGA
- the hemB gene encoding porphobilinogen synthase, whose amino-acid sequence MAFPIHRARRLRMSPTIRHMVRETALTPHDFILPLFVVGGSDAGTKKPIKSMPGCYHVSPDVAAQMAQEAHSVGIPGIILFGLPVRKDPYGSRAWADDGAVQRAAREIKAAQPEICVICDTCLCEYTDHGHCGVLKDCTVDNDATLELLAKTAVSQARAGADMVAPSDMMDGRVAAIRRALDENGFINKPIMSYAAKYASSFYGPFREAAECAPSFGDRRGYQMDPGNAREAIREVALDIEEGADIVIVKPALPYLDIIKITRDTFSVPVAGYQVSGEYAQIKGAAAIGLVDEISNMMESLTSIKRAGADMIITYFAIDAAKVLAHQMMNNGYCGKPAELG is encoded by the coding sequence ATGGCATTTCCAATTCATCGTGCGCGACGGTTGCGCATGTCTCCCACGATCCGGCACATGGTTCGGGAAACGGCTCTGACCCCTCACGATTTTATTCTGCCCCTGTTTGTCGTGGGAGGTTCGGACGCGGGTACCAAAAAGCCAATCAAAAGCATGCCCGGCTGTTATCACGTGAGTCCCGATGTTGCCGCCCAGATGGCCCAGGAAGCCCATTCCGTTGGTATTCCGGGGATCATTCTGTTTGGTTTGCCGGTTCGCAAGGACCCTTACGGATCAAGAGCATGGGCGGATGACGGAGCGGTCCAGCGGGCGGCGCGTGAAATCAAGGCGGCGCAGCCGGAAATTTGCGTCATTTGCGACACCTGTCTGTGTGAATATACCGATCACGGGCATTGCGGTGTGCTGAAAGATTGTACTGTCGACAATGATGCGACTCTGGAACTTTTAGCCAAGACCGCTGTCAGTCAGGCGCGTGCCGGTGCAGATATGGTTGCCCCATCGGACATGATGGACGGTCGCGTGGCGGCGATTCGTCGGGCTCTTGATGAAAACGGTTTCATCAATAAGCCGATCATGTCCTATGCCGCCAAATATGCGTCTTCCTTCTATGGCCCGTTCAGGGAGGCAGCTGAATGTGCGCCTAGCTTCGGGGATCGAAGAGGGTACCAGATGGACCCGGGAAATGCCCGCGAAGCCATCCGCGAAGTGGCCCTGGACATTGAGGAGGGTGCTGATATCGTAATCGTCAAACCGGCGTTGCCCTATCTTGATATCATCAAAATTACCCGCGACACGTTTTCCGTTCCGGTTGCCGGATACCAGGTTTCCGGTGAATACGCCCAGATCAAGGGTGCTGCGGCCATCGGGCTGGTTGATGAGATCAGCAATATGATGGAGAGTCTGACTTCGATCAAACGGGCCGGCGCGGACATGATCATTACCTATTTTGCCATAGACGCGGCGAAAGTGCTGGCACACCAGATGATGAATAATGGCTATTGCGGGAAGCCTGCCGAATTGGGATAG
- a CDS encoding LacI family DNA-binding transcriptional regulator — protein sequence MQESKPTKTTIKDIAQAAGVTPTTVSLALNNRPGVSKKTREKIFRLAETLNYEPNFTARSLRSKRSYTLGLFMKNIADPFYPQLAKSISETANDCGYNVILCNVGDDVDLKVKHLKILRGKGVDGIIFTTMLDDDPYVIQLIEESFPFVTAVRHIHINGMNDQIVSVTVDNFSGAYQAIQHLYRLGHDRIGIIAGDERTSTMVDRTAGAGQALLDCGIEPDGKMIAKCNYSRKLAMAATRDFLAMKYRPSAFFAEDDTMAIGVREAVLKAGLRIPEDIALVGFDDIDVAGITGIELTTINQQIIEIGRLSVNLLVDRIEKKSAPLVSKIVLQPELVIRKSCGFHLKGYRTDRVRVK from the coding sequence ATGCAGGAATCCAAACCAACGAAAACAACCATCAAGGACATCGCCCAGGCAGCCGGCGTAACCCCGACGACCGTCTCCCTGGCGCTAAACAACCGGCCAGGCGTCAGTAAAAAGACCCGCGAAAAAATCTTCCGGCTTGCGGAAACGCTTAACTACGAACCGAACTTCACCGCCAGAAGCCTGCGGAGCAAAAGAAGCTACACATTGGGCCTCTTCATGAAGAATATTGCCGACCCGTTTTACCCGCAACTGGCCAAAAGTATCAGCGAAACGGCAAACGACTGTGGATATAACGTCATTCTCTGCAATGTGGGTGACGATGTGGATTTAAAAGTCAAGCACCTGAAAATCCTGCGGGGCAAAGGGGTGGACGGTATTATCTTCACAACCATGCTTGACGACGATCCCTATGTCATCCAGCTGATCGAGGAGTCGTTCCCATTTGTAACTGCGGTCCGGCATATCCATATCAATGGCATGAACGATCAAATTGTTTCCGTTACGGTGGATAATTTTTCAGGGGCCTACCAGGCCATCCAGCACCTTTATCGATTAGGCCATGACCGCATCGGAATCATTGCCGGTGATGAGCGGACATCGACCATGGTGGATCGCACGGCTGGGGCCGGCCAGGCACTGCTCGATTGCGGAATCGAGCCTGATGGCAAAATGATCGCAAAATGCAATTACTCCAGAAAATTGGCCATGGCGGCGACGCGTGACTTCCTGGCCATGAAATACCGGCCAAGCGCGTTTTTTGCCGAGGATGACACGATGGCCATCGGGGTACGGGAGGCGGTCCTGAAGGCCGGTCTGCGGATCCCGGAAGATATCGCCCTGGTCGGTTTCGACGATATCGATGTTGCCGGGATTACGGGCATCGAACTGACCACCATCAATCAGCAGATTATTGAAATCGGAAGGCTGAGTGTCAATCTGCTTGTTGACCGGATTGAAAAGAAAAGCGCACCACTGGTCAGTAAAATTGTCCTGCAGCCGGAACTGGTTATCCGGAAGTCATGTGGTTTTCACCTGAAGGGATATCGCACGGATCGAGTACGTGTGAAATGA
- the gcvPA gene encoding aminomethyl-transferring glycine dehydrogenase subunit GcvPA, producing MRSNNTVYPYIPNSAPKTKERMMNALGVTEIMDLFEAIPDHLKYTAPLDLPEPIRDEYSIRRHLETLLNRNRNCQDFINFLGAGCAQHFVPAVCDEVSGRGEFLTAYAAEFYADHGKWQALFEFCSLLAELLDVDVTSGFLYDGLQAVATSLRMACRMTGRNEILIPGTVSRDARRVLDNYMAGIQGPQFHIRTIGFDRESGQMDLADLSARISKKTAAVFVENPSYLGFIEPQVEAIGEIARRHGSEFVVSTDPISLGVLAPPAQYGATITCGDYHPLGLHMQCGGGQSGFIGTSGEMRYVMEYKDKMYGLTPTSVAGEHGFANILFERTSFGSREKAREFTGTSNALWAITAGAYLALMGPKGMAEVGQTIMQKAQYAAAGISRINGVRLGLSGPFFKEFIVNFDGTGKRVADINRKLLDHQIFGGKDLSSEFGMMGESALFCVTEVISQASIDCLVDALTAILA from the coding sequence ATGCGAAGCAATAATACGGTTTATCCGTATATCCCGAACTCAGCCCCCAAGACCAAGGAACGGATGATGAATGCCCTTGGGGTCACGGAAATCATGGACCTTTTTGAAGCGATTCCGGACCATCTCAAATATACGGCACCGCTGGACCTGCCGGAGCCGATTCGGGATGAGTACTCCATCCGCAGGCATCTTGAAACCCTGTTGAATCGGAATCGAAACTGCCAGGATTTTATCAACTTTTTGGGGGCCGGTTGTGCCCAGCATTTCGTTCCTGCCGTTTGCGACGAGGTTAGCGGAAGAGGAGAATTTCTCACCGCCTATGCAGCCGAGTTCTATGCCGATCATGGAAAATGGCAGGCGCTTTTCGAGTTTTGCAGTCTGCTGGCGGAGTTGCTCGATGTGGACGTGACCAGCGGCTTTCTTTATGACGGGTTGCAGGCCGTGGCCACGTCGTTGCGGATGGCCTGCCGGATGACCGGGCGCAACGAAATTTTGATTCCGGGGACTGTTTCCAGGGATGCCCGCAGGGTGTTGGATAACTACATGGCCGGTATTCAGGGCCCTCAATTCCATATTCGCACCATAGGATTCGACAGGGAAAGCGGACAGATGGATTTGGCGGACCTCAGCGCGCGGATATCGAAAAAAACCGCCGCCGTGTTTGTCGAAAATCCATCCTATCTCGGGTTCATTGAGCCTCAGGTCGAGGCGATCGGAGAGATCGCCCGCCGTCATGGATCTGAATTTGTTGTTTCGACGGATCCGATCAGCCTGGGGGTGCTTGCACCGCCGGCCCAATATGGGGCGACAATTACTTGCGGCGATTATCATCCGCTGGGCTTGCACATGCAATGCGGCGGTGGCCAGAGCGGTTTTATCGGCACCAGCGGTGAAATGCGGTATGTGATGGAATACAAGGACAAGATGTATGGCCTGACTCCCACCTCCGTTGCAGGAGAACATGGGTTTGCCAACATCCTTTTTGAGCGCACCTCATTTGGTTCACGGGAAAAGGCCAGGGAATTCACCGGGACCTCCAACGCCCTGTGGGCCATTACCGCGGGCGCCTACCTGGCGCTGATGGGACCCAAAGGCATGGCCGAGGTGGGACAGACCATCATGCAGAAAGCGCAGTATGCCGCCGCCGGAATTTCCCGGATCAACGGGGTCCGCCTCGGTTTGAGCGGCCCTTTTTTCAAAGAATTCATCGTTAATTTTGACGGTACCGGAAAGCGGGTCGCCGATATCAATCGCAAATTGCTCGACCACCAGATTTTCGGTGGCAAGGATCTCTCTTCCGAATTCGGGATGATGGGCGAAAGTGCGCTTTTCTGTGTCACCGAGGTGATTTCACAGGCGTCGATCGATTGTCTGGTCGACGCGCTGACGGCGATCCTGGCTTAA